A genomic window from Agreia sp. COWG includes:
- a CDS encoding S1C family serine protease — protein MENIGEKPADEPEPLAPEASRHQNARGRRSPQRIVITGIAAGLVIAGAGLGFGIGTTSGVRGQEQAAPSSPSSSTESVLAAPRPGRDGSLGSESSGLGSSSGSGSSSGSGSSTTSIGATDAQEVGVVIIDTVLGYQNAEAAGTGLVLTSNGTVLTNNHVIDGSTSITVTIASSGASYAATVVGTDATHDIAVLQLQGASGLATANIDKSATVAVGDTVTGVGNALGAGELSAATGIVDNLDQSITATDESGANAEKLTGLIEVDADIQSGDSGGPLYNSDGDVIGIDTAASSGSSDITGFAIPIEDALAVAKQIASGADSGTITLGYPAFLGVALADDAAATTGSRTRTGSTATGTSAGATVSGVLASGPAAAAGLTAGDTITAVDGVAVTSASSLSVAIADYQPGDSVSVTWTSTAGTAQSGTEQTATVTLVQGPAD, from the coding sequence GTGGAGAACATCGGAGAGAAGCCGGCCGACGAGCCGGAGCCGCTCGCGCCGGAGGCATCGCGTCACCAGAACGCCCGCGGACGACGGAGCCCGCAGCGGATCGTCATCACCGGCATCGCGGCAGGCCTCGTGATCGCCGGTGCCGGCCTCGGTTTCGGAATCGGAACCACATCCGGCGTCCGTGGGCAGGAGCAGGCTGCACCCTCTTCCCCATCGTCGTCGACCGAGAGCGTGCTCGCCGCGCCACGACCGGGTCGCGACGGGAGCCTCGGATCTGAATCGTCGGGACTCGGCTCATCGTCGGGATCAGGGTCGTCGTCGGGATCAGGATCGTCGACCACGAGCATCGGCGCGACCGACGCGCAGGAGGTCGGCGTGGTGATCATCGACACCGTTCTGGGGTACCAGAACGCCGAGGCCGCGGGAACGGGTCTCGTTCTCACCTCGAACGGTACTGTGCTCACCAACAACCATGTGATCGACGGATCGACGAGCATCACCGTAACGATCGCGTCGTCGGGGGCCAGCTACGCCGCGACGGTCGTGGGTACCGATGCGACTCACGACATCGCTGTTCTGCAGCTACAGGGCGCCTCGGGCCTCGCGACAGCGAATATCGACAAGTCCGCCACCGTCGCCGTGGGCGATACCGTCACAGGGGTCGGCAACGCCCTCGGTGCGGGCGAGCTCTCGGCGGCGACCGGAATCGTCGACAACCTCGACCAGAGCATCACGGCGACCGACGAGTCCGGGGCCAACGCCGAAAAGCTGACGGGTCTCATCGAGGTGGATGCCGACATCCAGTCCGGTGACTCCGGCGGGCCCCTGTACAACAGCGACGGCGACGTCATCGGGATCGACACCGCGGCGTCGTCGGGTAGCAGCGACATCACGGGCTTCGCCATTCCCATCGAGGATGCGCTGGCCGTGGCCAAGCAGATCGCATCCGGTGCCGATTCCGGCACGATCACCCTCGGCTACCCGGCCTTTCTCGGGGTCGCGCTGGCGGATGACGCCGCGGCGACAACGGGATCTCGGACGAGAACGGGGTCCACCGCAACGGGAACCTCCGCGGGCGCGACGGTCTCCGGGGTGCTCGCGTCCGGGCCGGCCGCAGCAGCCGGTCTGACGGCGGGCGACACGATCACCGCCGTCGACGGCGTCGCAGTCACCTCGGCGAGCTCGCTCAGCGTCGCCATCGCCGACTACCAGCCGGGCGACAGCGTGTCGGTCACCTGGACGAGCACGGCAGGGACCGCCCAGTCTGGGACAGAGCAGACGGCGACCGTGACCCTCGTGCAGGGACCAGCGGACTAA
- a CDS encoding acyl-CoA thioesterase II, producing the protein MTEPRDTTPLEGLLAALDLTDTGARTNEDIFTGPSQWMPQGRVFGGQVLAQSITAAMRTVPEDRVVHSMHGYFLRPGDVNKPITFAVDRIHDGRSFATRRTQAYQDGIPILSLIGSFQTEDDGLEHQIDMPADLPAPEDLPSTAERLAGVEHPVARFWSTARPFDMRHVDSPLYLSVEGTPVGHQAVWMKTLGSLPDDPNLHRAALAYASDYTILEPIIRRHGTSWSTPGLKAASLDHAMWWHRFGRVDEWMLYVQESPSAHGGRGLSLGRIYSRTGVLLASIAQEGMVRVPAR; encoded by the coding sequence ATGACCGAGCCACGTGACACGACACCGCTCGAGGGGCTGCTCGCCGCGCTCGACCTCACCGATACGGGCGCCCGCACGAACGAGGACATCTTCACCGGTCCCTCGCAGTGGATGCCGCAGGGTCGCGTTTTCGGCGGACAGGTGCTCGCGCAGTCGATCACCGCGGCGATGCGCACGGTGCCTGAAGACAGGGTGGTGCACTCGATGCACGGCTACTTTCTGAGGCCCGGCGACGTGAACAAGCCGATCACCTTCGCCGTCGACCGTATCCACGACGGGCGCTCGTTCGCCACGCGGCGTACGCAGGCCTATCAGGACGGCATCCCGATCCTGTCGCTCATCGGCTCGTTCCAGACGGAGGATGACGGACTGGAGCATCAAATCGACATGCCGGCCGATCTGCCTGCGCCCGAAGATCTTCCCAGCACCGCCGAGCGGCTGGCGGGTGTCGAGCATCCTGTTGCCCGATTCTGGTCGACCGCGCGGCCATTCGACATGCGCCATGTCGATTCACCCCTCTATCTCTCGGTGGAAGGTACGCCCGTGGGCCACCAAGCCGTGTGGATGAAGACCCTGGGCAGTCTGCCCGACGATCCCAACCTGCATCGTGCCGCTCTCGCATACGCGAGCGACTACACGATCTTGGAGCCGATCATCCGTCGCCACGGCACCTCCTGGAGCACTCCCGGGCTGAAGGCAGCCAGCCTCGACCATGCCATGTGGTGGCACCGGTTCGGCCGCGTCGACGAGTGGATGCTCTACGTGCAGGAGTCGCCAAGCGCGCACGGCGGACGCGGCCTCTCACTCGGACGCATCTACTCTCGCACCGGTGTGCTGCTCGCGAGCATCGCCCAGGAGGGCATGGTGCGGGTCCCCGCACGCTGA
- a CDS encoding globin, with protein MSNPGEPIASPVTLRVSEHGDSALGSFYEQVGGRPTFERLVRAFYAGVATDQVLTDMYPEEDHEGAIQRLTGFLEQYWGGPGTYSEERGHPRLRMRHMPFKVNPDARDRWLLHMRAAVDSLELPPLQDATLWGYLERAAHAMVNTFDD; from the coding sequence ATGTCGAATCCCGGTGAGCCGATCGCCTCTCCCGTCACCCTGCGCGTCTCGGAGCACGGCGATTCCGCCCTCGGTTCGTTCTACGAGCAGGTGGGCGGCCGACCGACGTTCGAGCGGCTGGTGCGAGCCTTCTACGCCGGTGTGGCCACCGACCAGGTACTCACCGACATGTACCCCGAAGAAGACCACGAGGGGGCCATCCAGCGCCTCACCGGCTTCCTCGAGCAGTACTGGGGCGGGCCGGGAACGTACAGCGAGGAACGCGGTCATCCGAGGCTCCGGATGCGGCACATGCCCTTCAAGGTGAACCCCGACGCCAGGGACAGGTGGCTCCTGCACATGCGCGCCGCCGTCGACTCGCTCGAACTGCCCCCGCTGCAGGACGCCACCCTCTGGGGATATCTGGAGCGCGCCGCACACGCGATGGTGAATACCTTCGACGACTAG
- a CDS encoding mechanosensitive ion channel family protein, with translation MDWDAFWAGFNSFVEDWSKPINVIIIVALAFVIRLVLLFVIKRVVTQVVSGVKKKQNVQDTQALIASPLAAVRVVQRTRTLGTVLTNMVNVTIVVVTLILIVTTIDASIIGSLAILTAALGAGLGFGAQNIVKDVLNGLFMVMEDQLGVGDVVDLGPATGVVEAVGIRITQVRDVNGTLWFVRNGEILRVGNMSQGWARVIIDLAVPYDTDVDAVQEKMLGTAVELAANPKYRSLIMEKPEIWGLESISAEALVIRLVVKTRTSAKDTVARELRMRLKSALDEMEVRLPALNSIVLTGFEGAASVTGARTPKTKPVPLNTTVDEHTTRVGEPGAPATRGTRGTKKTED, from the coding sequence ATGGACTGGGATGCATTCTGGGCAGGCTTCAACTCCTTCGTGGAGGACTGGAGCAAACCGATCAACGTCATCATCATCGTGGCGCTGGCATTCGTCATCAGGCTCGTGCTGCTCTTCGTGATCAAGCGCGTGGTGACGCAAGTCGTCTCCGGTGTGAAGAAGAAGCAGAACGTGCAGGACACGCAGGCGCTCATCGCCTCTCCCCTGGCCGCTGTGCGCGTCGTTCAACGCACCCGCACGCTGGGCACGGTGCTCACCAACATGGTCAACGTGACGATCGTGGTGGTCACGCTGATTCTCATCGTCACGACCATCGACGCGTCGATCATCGGCTCTCTCGCGATCCTCACGGCAGCCCTCGGCGCCGGCCTCGGTTTCGGAGCGCAGAACATCGTGAAGGACGTGCTGAACGGGCTCTTCATGGTGATGGAGGACCAGCTCGGCGTCGGTGACGTCGTCGACCTCGGACCGGCGACGGGCGTCGTCGAGGCCGTGGGCATCCGCATCACCCAGGTGCGCGACGTCAACGGAACCCTGTGGTTCGTGCGAAACGGCGAGATCCTGCGGGTCGGCAACATGTCCCAGGGCTGGGCGAGGGTCATCATCGACCTCGCCGTTCCGTATGACACCGACGTCGACGCCGTGCAGGAGAAGATGCTCGGCACCGCCGTCGAACTCGCCGCCAATCCCAAGTACCGCAGCCTCATCATGGAGAAGCCCGAGATCTGGGGCCTAGAGTCGATCTCGGCAGAGGCCCTCGTCATCCGGCTGGTCGTGAAGACCCGCACGTCGGCGAAGGACACGGTCGCCCGCGAACTGCGGATGCGGCTGAAGAGCGCGCTCGACGAGATGGAGGTGCGCCTTCCCGCCCTCAACAGCATCGTGCTGACCGGCTTCGAGGGTGCCGCGAGCGTGACCGGCGCCCGCACCCCGAAGACGAAGCCCGTGCCGCTGAACACCACCGTCGACGAGCACACCACGCGTGTCGGCGAGCCCGGCGCACCCGCCACTCGGGGCACCCGCGGCACCAAGAAGACGGAGGACTGA
- the pepN gene encoding aminopeptidase N — translation MPGENLTRVEAQERAAIVAVSHYDVVLDLTQGAETFRSTTTVNFTASAGASTFIDAITRSVHSVTLNGETLDAAAVSDGVRIRLDGLKEENVLVVDADAEYTNTGEGLHRFVDPVDGEVYLYSQFEVPDSRRMFAVFEQPDLKATFSFAVTAPAYWQVVSNQPTPEPVAVEGTDKATWSFEPTPRISSYITALIAGPYVVERSELTSSDGRTIPLGVFSRASLSQYMDADYIFEKTRQGFEFYETQFSYPYPFDKYDQLFVPEFNAGAMENAGAVTFTETYVFRSKVTDAVRERRVVTVLHELAHMWFGDLVTMRWWNDLWLNESFAEYMSTLATADATEWTEAWATFASTEKSWAYRQDQLPSTHPIVATINDLEDVQVNFDGITYAKGASVLKQLVAWVGQTEFMAGVAQYFAKHAFGNTELVDLLTELESTSGRDLGEWSKLWLETAGVNTLRPVVETDDEGVITSFAVLQEAIEAHPTIRPHRLAIGFYSFAGDALVRTHRVELDVDGERTEVPQLAGIARPDLVLLNDDDLAYAKVRLDDASLAVAMTSLAAVTSPLARAILWGSAWDSTRDAETRGRDFVRLVLGNVATETESTTLRTALNQLVLTATSYVAPDARAEVVEVSADELYSLAQRAEAGSDAQFQFVRFFASLASTDAQLATVQSLLDGDTRLDGLEVDTDLRWELLIALVAGGKAGQTEIAAALENDNTASGAQSAAAASAAMPTAEGKDAAWASLVETDTAPNAIVRATAQGFQRAHDTSLLEPFVARYFDALVSIWETRSYGISSSLITGLYPAALANSALRDATQAWLDANTEQPPALRRLVVENLAGVDRAIAAQARDAE, via the coding sequence GTGCCCGGAGAAAACCTCACCCGCGTCGAAGCCCAGGAGCGCGCTGCGATCGTCGCCGTCTCGCACTACGACGTCGTACTCGACCTCACGCAGGGCGCCGAGACGTTCCGGTCGACGACGACCGTGAACTTCACCGCCAGCGCGGGAGCATCGACGTTCATCGACGCCATCACCCGGTCCGTGCACTCGGTGACGCTCAACGGCGAGACGCTCGACGCGGCCGCCGTCAGCGACGGTGTGCGCATCCGGCTCGACGGCCTGAAAGAAGAGAACGTGCTCGTCGTCGACGCCGACGCCGAGTACACCAACACGGGTGAGGGCCTGCACCGCTTCGTCGACCCCGTCGACGGCGAGGTCTACCTCTACAGCCAGTTCGAGGTGCCCGACTCGCGCCGCATGTTCGCCGTGTTCGAGCAGCCCGACCTGAAGGCGACGTTCTCGTTCGCCGTGACGGCCCCCGCCTACTGGCAGGTCGTGTCGAACCAGCCGACGCCCGAACCGGTCGCCGTCGAGGGCACCGACAAGGCGACGTGGAGCTTCGAGCCCACCCCGCGCATCTCGTCGTACATCACCGCGCTCATCGCCGGTCCCTACGTGGTGGAGCGCAGCGAGCTGACGTCGAGCGACGGCCGCACCATCCCACTCGGTGTGTTCTCGCGCGCCTCGCTGTCGCAGTACATGGACGCGGACTACATCTTCGAGAAGACCCGCCAGGGCTTCGAGTTCTACGAGACGCAGTTCTCCTATCCCTACCCCTTCGACAAGTACGATCAGCTCTTCGTGCCCGAGTTCAATGCCGGGGCCATGGAGAACGCGGGCGCCGTCACGTTCACCGAGACCTACGTCTTCCGCTCCAAGGTCACCGACGCCGTGCGGGAGCGCCGCGTGGTCACCGTGCTGCACGAGCTCGCCCACATGTGGTTCGGCGACCTCGTGACCATGCGCTGGTGGAACGACCTCTGGCTGAACGAGTCGTTCGCCGAGTACATGTCCACCCTCGCCACCGCCGACGCGACCGAGTGGACAGAGGCCTGGGCCACCTTCGCCTCGACGGAGAAGAGTTGGGCCTACCGTCAGGATCAGCTGCCGTCGACGCACCCCATCGTCGCGACCATCAACGACCTCGAAGACGTGCAGGTGAACTTCGATGGCATCACCTACGCCAAGGGTGCGTCGGTGCTGAAGCAGCTCGTCGCGTGGGTCGGCCAGACCGAGTTCATGGCCGGCGTCGCGCAGTACTTCGCCAAGCACGCCTTCGGCAACACCGAGCTCGTCGACCTGCTCACGGAGCTCGAGTCCACCAGCGGCCGCGACCTCGGCGAGTGGTCGAAGCTCTGGCTCGAGACCGCCGGCGTCAACACGCTTCGCCCGGTCGTCGAGACCGACGACGAGGGCGTCATCACGTCGTTCGCCGTGCTGCAGGAGGCCATCGAGGCCCACCCCACGATTCGCCCGCACCGCCTCGCGATCGGCTTCTACTCGTTCGCCGGTGACGCCCTGGTGCGCACGCACCGGGTCGAGCTCGATGTCGACGGCGAGCGCACCGAGGTTCCCCAGCTCGCGGGCATCGCGCGCCCCGACCTCGTGCTCTTGAACGACGACGACCTGGCCTATGCGAAGGTGCGCCTCGACGACGCCTCGCTGGCGGTCGCCATGACCTCGCTCGCCGCCGTGACGAGCCCGCTCGCCAGGGCGATCCTGTGGGGTTCCGCCTGGGATTCGACGCGCGACGCCGAGACCCGCGGCCGCGATTTCGTGCGCCTCGTGCTCGGAAACGTCGCCACCGAGACCGAGAGCACCACGCTGCGCACGGCCCTGAACCAGCTGGTTCTCACGGCCACGAGCTACGTGGCACCGGATGCCCGCGCCGAGGTCGTCGAGGTGTCGGCAGACGAGCTCTACTCGCTCGCGCAGCGGGCCGAGGCCGGCTCCGACGCGCAGTTCCAGTTCGTGCGCTTCTTCGCCTCGCTCGCCTCGACCGACGCACAGCTGGCGACCGTGCAGTCCTTGCTCGACGGCGACACCCGCCTCGACGGGCTGGAGGTCGACACCGATCTGCGCTGGGAGCTGCTGATCGCCCTCGTCGCCGGAGGAAAGGCCGGCCAGACCGAGATCGCGGCGGCCCTCGAGAACGACAACACGGCATCCGGCGCCCAGTCGGCCGCGGCCGCCTCGGCCGCCATGCCGACGGCGGAGGGCAAGGACGCCGCCTGGGCCTCGCTCGTCGAGACCGACACGGCCCCCAACGCGATCGTTCGAGCCACGGCGCAGGGTTTCCAGCGCGCACACGACACGAGCCTGCTGGAGCCGTTCGTCGCCCGCTACTTCGACGCCCTCGTGTCGATCTGGGAGACGCGCAGCTACGGCATCTCGTCGTCATTGATCACCGGTCTCTACCCCGCCGCTCTGGCCAACAGCGCGCTGCGCGACGCGACCCAGGCGTGGCTCGACGCGAACACCGAGCAGCCGCCGGCGCTCCGGCGCCTCGTGGTCGAGAACCTCGCCGGCGTCGACCGCGCCATCGCGGCCCAGGCCCGCGACGCGGAGTAG
- a CDS encoding ribose-5-phosphate isomerase: protein MRIHIATDHAGLDFSRTIQEHLSSRGHDVTDHGPTSYDPIDDYPSFCINAAQAVVLDQSAGLQALGVVFGGSGNGEQIAANKVRGVRAALVWNHSTAVLARQHNDANVISIGARQHTVDEAMSLIDAFVDEPFSLEERHVRRIAQLTEYEATGAISGHVVDPA, encoded by the coding sequence ATGCGCATCCACATCGCCACGGATCATGCCGGCCTCGATTTCTCCCGCACCATCCAGGAGCACCTCTCATCCCGTGGCCACGATGTCACCGACCACGGTCCGACGAGCTACGACCCGATCGACGACTACCCGTCGTTCTGCATCAACGCGGCGCAGGCCGTCGTGCTCGACCAGAGCGCGGGGCTCCAGGCTCTCGGCGTCGTCTTCGGCGGCTCGGGCAATGGCGAGCAGATTGCGGCGAACAAGGTGAGGGGCGTGCGCGCGGCGCTGGTCTGGAACCACTCGACCGCCGTTCTCGCGCGTCAGCACAATGACGCGAATGTCATCTCGATCGGCGCCAGGCAGCACACCGTCGACGAGGCGATGAGTTTGATCGACGCGTTCGTCGACGAGCCGTTCTCCCTCGAAGAGAGGCACGTTCGCCGCATCGCGCAGCTCACCGAGTACGAGGCGACGGGCGCCATCTCCGGCCACGTCGTCGACCCCGCCTAG
- a CDS encoding Fpg/Nei family DNA glycosylase, which translates to MPEGHSVHRITRQFARHFVGHRVTSWSPQGRFAEGAAVIDGREMVDAKAVGKQMFLEFEGGVLLRVHLGIYGAWDFAGDVTRDATVASAQGRMGQTNQRGTVVDADGEDSLASIGAPRRARLRMSEQENAGDDITEWPPEPVGAVRVRLLTDEAVADLRGPTACEILDAAQVAAVIAKAGPDPLLETTPRAKKAAEERFVAAVRKKPTPIGQLLMDQSVVSGIGNVYRAELLFRARLNPHTPGKLVPEETIRALWKDWTKLLGIGVETGQMMTMDRLSRADYQKALAKRDDRHWVYKREGLPCRVCGTNIVVEMMASRKLYWCPKDQA; encoded by the coding sequence ATGCCAGAGGGTCATTCCGTTCATCGCATCACGCGGCAGTTCGCCAGGCACTTCGTCGGGCACAGGGTGACGTCGTGGTCCCCGCAGGGTCGCTTCGCCGAAGGGGCCGCCGTCATCGACGGCCGCGAGATGGTCGACGCGAAGGCGGTCGGCAAGCAGATGTTCCTCGAGTTCGAGGGCGGAGTGTTGCTGAGGGTGCATCTCGGCATCTACGGTGCCTGGGATTTCGCAGGCGACGTCACGCGCGACGCGACCGTCGCCAGCGCTCAGGGGCGCATGGGCCAGACCAACCAGCGCGGCACGGTCGTCGATGCCGACGGCGAAGACTCCCTGGCGAGCATCGGTGCTCCGCGCAGGGCGAGGCTGCGCATGAGCGAGCAAGAGAACGCAGGAGACGACATCACCGAGTGGCCGCCCGAGCCGGTCGGCGCCGTGCGCGTGCGGCTGCTCACCGACGAGGCCGTGGCTGATCTTCGCGGCCCGACCGCCTGCGAGATTCTGGATGCGGCCCAGGTGGCCGCAGTGATCGCCAAGGCCGGCCCAGACCCCCTGCTCGAGACCACGCCGCGCGCGAAGAAGGCTGCCGAGGAGCGCTTCGTCGCAGCGGTGCGTAAGAAGCCCACACCGATCGGCCAGCTGCTGATGGACCAGTCGGTCGTGAGCGGGATCGGCAACGTCTATCGTGCGGAGCTGTTGTTCCGGGCCAGACTCAACCCGCACACCCCGGGCAAGCTCGTGCCGGAGGAGACCATTCGTGCCCTGTGGAAGGACTGGACCAAGCTGCTCGGCATCGGCGTCGAGACCGGCCAGATGATGACGATGGACAGGTTGAGCCGGGCCGACTACCAGAAGGCGCTCGCTAAGCGTGACGACAGGCACTGGGTCTATAAGCGCGAGGGCCTGCCGTGCCGAGTCTGCGGAACGAACATCGTCGTCGAGATGATGGCGAGCCGAAAGCTCTACTGGTGCCCGAAGGACCAGGCCTGA
- a CDS encoding FMN-binding negative transcriptional regulator, whose protein sequence is MRKNTSFELTDLDELKRLIQRNPWITLVSHTSTGLVASHYAVLLDTSSDELAIVGHVGRPDERLHELGQHEVMVIVQGPHGYISSSWYDANPAVPTWNFTVAHLVGVPQILNADENLAVLDGLVEHFERHVEEPRLMRGSLTDSEYADRISAGTVGFRLVPSRIEAKTKLSQNKPVETVERILTELEGDGPYASSALAAEMRRVRNDS, encoded by the coding sequence GTGCGCAAGAATACGTCGTTCGAGCTCACCGACCTCGATGAGCTGAAGAGGCTCATCCAACGCAATCCATGGATCACCCTCGTGAGCCATACCTCCACCGGACTCGTCGCATCACACTACGCGGTGCTGCTCGACACCTCGAGCGACGAGCTGGCCATCGTCGGTCACGTCGGTCGGCCCGACGAGCGGCTGCACGAGCTGGGCCAGCACGAGGTGATGGTGATCGTGCAGGGGCCGCACGGCTACATCTCGTCGTCGTGGTACGACGCGAATCCGGCCGTACCCACCTGGAACTTCACGGTTGCACACCTCGTCGGTGTTCCTCAGATCCTTAACGCCGACGAGAATCTCGCGGTGCTCGACGGGCTCGTCGAACACTTCGAGCGGCACGTCGAAGAGCCTCGACTCATGCGCGGCAGCCTCACCGACTCGGAGTACGCGGACCGCATCAGCGCCGGCACGGTGGGCTTTCGCCTCGTGCCCAGCCGCATCGAGGCCAAGACCAAGCTCAGCCAGAACAAGCCGGTCGAGACGGTCGAGCGCATCCTCACCGAGCTCGAGGGCGACGGACCCTACGCCAGCTCGGCGCTGGCGGCCGAGATGCGCCGAGTACGCAACGATTCGTGA